The Hevea brasiliensis isolate MT/VB/25A 57/8 chromosome 1, ASM3005281v1, whole genome shotgun sequence genome has a window encoding:
- the LOC131178354 gene encoding 3-ketoacyl-CoA synthase 3-like: MDVLVPVYAFLILYPLFLLWRWVDAKRDQECYILDYECYKPSDDRKLDTEFCGEVIKRNRHLGLHEYKFLLKAIVNSGIGEHTYGPRMVFDGREENPTYEDGILEMEEFFKDSIEKVLTRSGVSPQEIDVLVVNVSMLAGMPSVSARIINHYKLRDDIKVYNITGMGCSASVISIDIVQNIFKTQKNLYALVITSESLSANWYSGNERSMILANCLFRVGGSAILLTNKRALKHRTMFKLKCLLRTHHGARDESYYCCVQKEDDRGHVGFHLDKTLPMAATRALVDNLREISPRILPIRELVRFMIVSFFKKWSQSSGSKGGGGGTTNRALINFKTGVDHFCIHTGGKAVIDGIGVNLDLSEYDLEPARMTLHRFGNTSASSLWYVLGYMEAKKRLNKGDRILMLSFGAGFKCNSCLWEVMRDLGDGNVWRDCIDDYPPKTLANPFMEKYGWINDEDPNTFVVPR; encoded by the coding sequence atgGATGTGCTCGTGCCAGTGTATGCATTCTTGATCTTGTATCCCCTATTCTTGCTGTGGAGGTGGGTCGATGCCAAAAGAGACCAAGAATGTTACATACTAGACTATGAGTGCTACAAACCAAGCGATGATAGAAAACTTGACACTGAGTTTTGTGGGGAGGTGATTAAGAGGAACAGGCATCTTGGTCTCCATGAGTACAAGTTTCTCCTGAAAGCCATTGTGAACTCCGGTATTGGAGAACATACCTACGGTCCGAGGATGGTGTTCGACGGCCGAGAAGAAAACCCTACCTATGAAGATGGAATCTTGGAGATGGAAGAGTTCTTTAAAGATAGCATTGAAAAGGTGTTGACCAGGTCTGGCGTCTCTCCTCAAGAAATCGATGTTCTTGTGGTTAATGTGTCGATGCTTGCTGGGATGCCGTCAGTATCAGCTAGAATCATAAATCACTACAAATTGAGGGATGATATTAAGGTATATAACATCACTGGAATGGGTTGTAGTGCCAGCGTTATATCTATCGACATTgttcaaaatattttcaaaacTCAAAAGAATTTATATGCGCTTGTCATCACCTCAGAGTCTTTGAGTGCCAATTGGTACTCTGGGAATGAAAGATCGATGATTCTTGCAAATTGTTTGTTCCGTGTTGGTGGGAGTGCAATTCTTTTGACCAACAAAAGGGCATTAAAGCACCGAACCATGTTCAAACTGAAGTGTCTATTGAGGACGCACCACGGGGCTAGAGATGAATCTTATTATTGTTGCGTCCAAAAAGAGGACGATCGAGGTCACGTTGGGTTTCACCTAGACAAGACTCTCCCAATGGCAGCTACAAGAGCTTTGGTGGACAACCTTAGGGAAATATCCCCTAGGATCTTGCCCATAAGAGAATTAGTCAGATTCATGATAGTTTCCTTCTTCAAAAAATGGAGTCAGAGTTCCGGCAgcaaaggaggaggaggagggacTACTAATAGAGCATTGATCAACTTCAAGACTGGAGTTGATCACTTCTGCATCCACACTGGTGGGAAAGCTGTAATAGATGGAATTGGAGTGAATCTTGATCTATCTGAGTATGATTTGGAACCAGCAAGAATGACTCTACATAGGTTTGGGAACACATCAGCTAGCAGTCTTTGGTATGTGCTGGGGTACATGGAAGCCAAGAAGAGGTTAAATAAAGGAGATAGAATTTTGATGTTGAGTTTTGGTGCTGGCTTTAAATGCAATAGCTGTTTGTGGGAGGTGATGAGAGACTTGGGAGATGGTAATGTCTGGAGGGATTGCATTGATGACTACCCTCCTAAGACATTAGCTAACCCATTCATGGAGAAATATGGATGGATAAATGATGAAGATCCGAATACTTTTGTTGTTCCTCGTTAA